A single window of Synechococcus sp. CBW1004 DNA harbors:
- a CDS encoding carbon-nitrogen hydrolase family protein, with protein sequence MLEATGRDPVAAERRPLIGVTGAGEGADPRALEADGPETPDSTLPVALVQLQAGEDAAANRLHAESWLERALEPPAGTARPRLLMLPEIWNAPYAAARFGAYAEPIPEPGGLLLEGPSPSLAMVARLAVRHGVSVIAGSIPERGADGRLYNTATVIDREGRLRAKHRKVHLFDVDVPGGIRFMESDSLTAGDRLTVLGGAGDPLATGLAQPPNLGLLICYDIRFPELALLMQQRLGATLLACPAAFNTTTGPRHWHLVMRARAVDTQCFVLACSSARPAGGEGYPSYGHSLVVDPWGQVLAEAGTGEQVLHVQLDLSQVALARQAIPTGHQRRADLYRLTTL encoded by the coding sequence ATGCTGGAAGCCACTGGGAGAGATCCGGTGGCAGCAGAACGACGGCCGTTGATCGGGGTGACGGGCGCCGGTGAGGGTGCCGATCCCAGGGCGCTGGAGGCGGACGGTCCGGAGACACCTGATTCCACCCTGCCGGTGGCTCTGGTGCAGCTGCAGGCTGGCGAGGACGCCGCTGCCAACCGGCTCCATGCCGAGTCCTGGCTGGAGCGGGCGCTTGAGCCCCCGGCCGGCACGGCCCGGCCGCGGCTGCTGATGCTGCCGGAGATCTGGAACGCCCCCTACGCGGCGGCGCGCTTCGGGGCGTACGCCGAGCCGATCCCGGAGCCGGGCGGCCTTCTGCTGGAGGGGCCTTCGCCGTCGCTGGCCATGGTGGCGCGGCTGGCGGTGCGCCATGGGGTGAGCGTGATCGCCGGCTCGATCCCCGAACGCGGTGCCGATGGCCGCCTGTACAACACCGCCACCGTGATCGATCGGGAGGGCCGCCTGCGTGCGAAGCACCGCAAGGTGCATCTGTTCGACGTGGATGTGCCCGGCGGCATCCGCTTCATGGAATCCGACAGCCTCACGGCTGGCGATCGGCTGACGGTGCTCGGCGGCGCGGGCGATCCGCTGGCCACCGGCCTGGCGCAGCCGCCGAACCTGGGCCTGTTGATCTGTTACGACATCCGATTCCCCGAGCTGGCCCTGCTGATGCAGCAGCGGCTCGGCGCCACCCTGCTGGCCTGCCCCGCCGCCTTCAACACCACCACCGGTCCGCGCCACTGGCATCTGGTGATGCGCGCCCGCGCCGTGGACACCCAGTGCTTCGTGCTGGCCTGCTCCAGCGCCCGGCCGGCCGGCGGTGAGGGCTACCCCAGCTACGGCCATTCGCTGGTGGTGGATCCTTGGGGACAGGTGCTGGCCGAGGCGGGAACCGGCGAGCAGGTGCTGCATGTCCAGCTGGATCTGAGCCAGGTGGCGCTGGCGCGCCAGGCGATCCCCACGGGACATCAGCGCCGCGCCGATCTCTACCGGCTGACGACGCTCTGA